The Opitutales bacterium ASA1 genome window below encodes:
- the infA gene encoding translation initiation factor IF-1: MSDDQTIEVEGKIVAVLPGTMFRVELSNGHTVLAHISGKLRKHFIKITTGDMVKMEMSPYDLDKARITYRLKGPEQANRPRPPVRRGGGGPRR; encoded by the coding sequence ATGTCCGATGATCAAACGATCGAAGTAGAGGGAAAAATCGTCGCCGTGCTTCCGGGCACGATGTTTCGCGTGGAGTTGTCCAACGGCCACACGGTCCTTGCCCACATCTCCGGAAAACTGCGTAAGCATTTCATCAAGATCACGACCGGTGACATGGTGAAAATGGAAATGAGCCCCTACGATTTGGACAAGGCACGCATCACCTACCGCCTGAAGGGCCCGGAGCAGGCCAACCGTCCGCGGCCGCCCGTTCGGCGCGGTGGCGGCGGCCCTCGTCGCTGA
- the gcvP gene encoding aminomethyl-transferring glycine dehydrogenase: MTPAGANVVSSPDFGASSRSSVEPVDVFAPRHIGPDASEIAAMLETIGQPSLDALIDAAVPTAIRRAPMRLPDALGESAALAELREIADRNKVFRSFIGLGYHGTHTPPVIQRTILENPGWYTAYTPYQAEISQGRLEALLNFQTMVCDLTGMEIANASMLDEGTAAAEAMMMCHRLEEGDAATHRTFFVSDKCHPQTIDIVQTRAKPLGIEVVVGDHRTWQPTESCFGVLVQYPDTTGSIHAFAELFAAAHAVGAHTIVATDLLALTLLRAPGSFGADVAVGSAQRFGVPMGFGGPHAGFLATRDAFKRQMPGRLVGVSKDVHGDPALRLALGTREQHIRRDKATSNICTAQVLLAVMASMYAVYHGPEGLKRIATRVRRLTGMLAEGLRRLGASVNAEPVFDTLTIGNVASGRVQAAAEARRINLRIVDDYTVALALDETTTFEEVHTILGFFGDVTVLPLPDEIDVAYPASLARDTAFLRHPVFNRHHTEHEMLRYIKRLEAKDLSLCHSMISLGSCTMKLNAASEMFPVSWAEFGALHPFAPADQTRGYAKLFHDLETWLCEITGFSAVSLQPNAGSQGEYAGLLAIRGYHEARGEGHRKVCLIPTSAHGTNPASAAMCGMTVVPVACDAQGNIDLADLRRKVEQHAHDLSALMVTYPSTHGVFETAIKDICALVHAHGGQVYMDGANMNAQVGLTSPGEIGADVCHLNLHKTFCIPHGGGGPGMGPIGVAAHLAPHLPGHPVVPTRPESHVSNLDSRIGAVSAAPFGSASILVISWMYIRMMGTAGLTDATKVAILSANYVAKRLEKFFPVLYRGASGLVAHECIVDLRGWKKYGIEVEDAAKRLMDYGYHAPTMSFPVPGTFMIEPTESESKAELDRFCDAMIAIHGEMQAVVNGESDKANNPLKHAPHTARVVCADTWDRPYSRETAAFPAPWTRESKFWPAVGRVDNVYGDRNLVCSCVGMEAYADRS, encoded by the coding sequence GTGACGCCGGCAGGCGCCAACGTCGTTTCCAGCCCGGATTTCGGTGCGAGCTCCCGCTCTTCGGTCGAGCCGGTCGATGTCTTCGCTCCACGCCACATCGGGCCCGACGCGAGCGAGATCGCCGCCATGCTGGAGACGATCGGTCAGCCGTCGCTCGACGCCCTGATCGACGCCGCCGTGCCGACTGCCATCCGGCGTGCGCCGATGCGTCTCCCGGACGCTCTCGGCGAATCCGCCGCGCTGGCCGAATTGCGTGAGATCGCCGATCGCAACAAGGTCTTCCGCAGCTTCATCGGCCTCGGTTACCACGGCACGCACACGCCCCCCGTGATCCAGCGCACGATCCTCGAGAACCCCGGCTGGTACACCGCCTACACGCCGTATCAGGCGGAGATTTCCCAAGGCCGGCTCGAGGCCCTGCTCAATTTCCAGACGATGGTCTGCGACCTCACCGGCATGGAGATCGCCAACGCCTCCATGCTCGACGAAGGCACCGCCGCCGCCGAAGCGATGATGATGTGCCACCGGCTCGAAGAGGGGGACGCCGCCACGCACCGCACGTTCTTCGTCTCCGACAAGTGCCACCCGCAGACGATCGACATCGTCCAGACCCGCGCGAAGCCGCTCGGGATCGAGGTCGTGGTCGGTGACCACCGCACGTGGCAGCCGACGGAGAGCTGCTTCGGCGTGCTCGTGCAGTACCCCGACACGACCGGTTCGATCCACGCGTTCGCCGAGCTCTTCGCCGCCGCCCACGCCGTCGGCGCGCACACGATCGTCGCGACCGATCTGCTCGCCCTCACCCTCCTCCGCGCGCCCGGGAGCTTCGGTGCGGACGTGGCCGTCGGTTCGGCGCAACGCTTCGGCGTGCCCATGGGTTTCGGCGGACCACACGCCGGCTTCCTCGCCACGCGCGACGCCTTCAAGCGCCAGATGCCCGGTCGCCTCGTCGGCGTGTCCAAGGACGTGCACGGCGACCCCGCCCTGCGCCTCGCACTGGGCACGCGCGAACAGCACATCCGCCGCGACAAGGCCACGTCCAACATCTGCACCGCGCAGGTGCTGCTCGCGGTCATGGCCTCGATGTACGCCGTTTACCACGGACCCGAGGGTCTGAAGCGCATCGCCACGCGCGTGCGTCGGCTCACCGGCATGCTCGCCGAAGGGCTGCGTCGTCTCGGAGCCTCGGTCAACGCCGAGCCCGTCTTCGACACGCTCACGATCGGCAACGTCGCCTCCGGCCGCGTTCAAGCCGCCGCCGAAGCGCGTCGCATCAACCTCCGCATCGTCGACGACTACACGGTCGCACTCGCGCTCGACGAGACGACGACGTTCGAGGAGGTGCACACCATCCTCGGCTTCTTCGGCGACGTGACCGTGCTTCCGCTGCCGGACGAGATCGACGTCGCCTACCCGGCGAGCCTCGCCCGCGACACGGCGTTTCTGCGGCACCCGGTCTTCAACCGCCACCACACCGAGCACGAGATGCTTCGCTACATCAAGCGGCTCGAGGCGAAGGACCTCTCGCTCTGCCACTCGATGATCTCGCTCGGCTCGTGCACGATGAAGCTCAACGCCGCGAGCGAGATGTTTCCCGTCTCGTGGGCGGAGTTCGGCGCGCTCCATCCCTTCGCGCCCGCCGACCAGACGCGCGGCTACGCCAAGCTCTTCCACGACCTCGAGACGTGGCTGTGCGAGATCACCGGTTTCTCAGCCGTGTCGCTCCAACCCAACGCCGGCTCGCAGGGCGAATACGCCGGACTGCTCGCGATCCGCGGTTACCACGAGGCGCGCGGCGAAGGGCACCGCAAGGTCTGCCTCATCCCGACCAGCGCGCACGGCACGAACCCCGCTTCGGCCGCGATGTGCGGCATGACGGTCGTCCCCGTCGCGTGTGACGCGCAGGGCAACATCGACCTCGCCGACCTCCGCCGAAAGGTGGAACAACACGCGCACGATCTCTCCGCGTTGATGGTCACCTACCCGTCGACCCACGGAGTGTTCGAAACCGCCATCAAGGACATCTGCGCGCTGGTCCACGCACACGGCGGACAGGTCTACATGGACGGCGCGAACATGAACGCCCAGGTCGGTCTCACCTCGCCCGGCGAGATCGGCGCGGACGTCTGTCACCTCAACCTCCACAAGACCTTCTGCATCCCCCACGGCGGCGGCGGCCCCGGTATGGGACCGATCGGCGTGGCGGCGCATCTCGCCCCGCATCTACCAGGGCACCCGGTCGTGCCGACACGACCGGAATCTCACGTTTCAAACCTCGACTCCCGGATCGGTGCCGTCTCCGCGGCGCCCTTCGGTTCCGCATCCATTCTCGTCATCTCCTGGATGTATATCCGAATGATGGGTACGGCCGGCCTGACCGACGCCACGAAGGTCGCGATTCTTTCCGCCAACTACGTCGCGAAGCGCCTCGAGAAGTTCTTCCCCGTCCTCTACCGCGGCGCATCCGGGCTCGTGGCGCACGAGTGCATCGTGGACCTGCGCGGCTGGAAGAAATACGGCATCGAGGTCGAGGACGCCGCCAAGCGCCTCATGGACTACGGCTACCACGCGCCGACGATGTCGTTTCCGGTCCCCGGCACGTTCATGATCGAGCCGACCGAGAGCGAATCGAAGGCCGAGCTGGATCGTTTTTGCGACGCCATGATCGCGATCCACGGCGAGATGCAGGCGGTGGTGAACGGCGAATCAGACAAGGCCAACAACCCGCTCAAGCACGCCCCGCACACCGCGCGCGTCGTCTGCGCCGACACGTGGGACCGCCCCTACTCCCGCGAGACCGCGGCCTTCCCGGCGCCATGGACACGCGAGAGCAAGTTCTGGCCCGCGGTCGGCCGCGTGGACAACGTCTACGGCGACCGCAACCTCGTTTGCTCCTGCGTCGGCATGGAAGCCTACGCCGATCGGTCCTGA
- the apbC gene encoding iron-sulfur cluster carrier protein ApbC produces MTSNTLQDALKSIKYPGFSRDIVSFGLVRSADVVEGRALVKLAVTTGDATIPATIKKQVEQAALAVPGVRDVIVEIAVTAPKTTASAAGAPPTGMPGVRYTVAVASGKGGVGKSTFAVNLACALAQLFESRGKFGAVGLMDCDIYGPSVPLMMGLEGRPEIEGDHLLPLERFGVKVMSMGFLVDGDTPVIWRGPMVMKTIQQFVQNVRWGELEILIVDLPPGTGDAQLSLVQTIPLSGALLVTTPQLAATQVARRGGLMFSKVNVPLLGVVENMSYLELPDGSRLHVFGSEGGSKTARSLDTPLLGEVPLSSDIREGGDSGEPATLRETAGPTSRVFKEIAQKLLDALASTHRKFDTSA; encoded by the coding sequence GTGACTTCCAACACTCTCCAAGACGCTCTCAAATCGATCAAGTATCCGGGGTTCAGCCGCGACATCGTTTCCTTCGGACTCGTGCGTTCCGCCGATGTCGTCGAGGGGCGTGCTCTCGTGAAACTCGCCGTCACCACCGGCGACGCGACGATTCCGGCCACGATCAAGAAACAGGTGGAGCAAGCGGCACTCGCCGTGCCGGGCGTGCGCGACGTGATCGTGGAGATCGCGGTCACCGCCCCCAAAACGACCGCATCCGCCGCCGGTGCACCGCCGACCGGAATGCCGGGTGTGCGCTACACCGTCGCCGTCGCAAGCGGCAAGGGCGGCGTGGGCAAGTCCACCTTCGCCGTGAACTTGGCTTGTGCGCTCGCACAACTCTTCGAGTCTCGCGGCAAGTTCGGTGCTGTCGGCTTGATGGACTGCGACATCTACGGTCCATCCGTTCCCCTGATGATGGGCCTCGAAGGACGTCCCGAAATCGAAGGCGACCATCTCCTCCCGCTCGAACGCTTCGGTGTGAAAGTGATGTCCATGGGCTTCCTCGTCGACGGAGATACGCCGGTGATCTGGCGCGGCCCCATGGTGATGAAGACCATCCAGCAGTTCGTCCAAAACGTGCGTTGGGGCGAGCTGGAGATTCTGATCGTCGACCTGCCACCCGGCACCGGAGACGCGCAACTTTCCCTCGTGCAGACGATCCCGCTGAGTGGTGCGCTTCTCGTGACGACGCCCCAACTCGCCGCCACGCAAGTTGCGCGCCGTGGCGGGTTGATGTTCTCGAAGGTCAACGTACCGCTCCTCGGTGTCGTCGAGAACATGAGCTACCTCGAGCTTCCCGACGGCTCGCGCCTACACGTCTTCGGCTCCGAAGGAGGTTCGAAAACGGCGCGGTCGTTGGACACTCCGCTGTTGGGTGAGGTGCCACTGTCGAGCGACATCCGTGAAGGCGGCGATTCCGGTGAACCCGCAACCCTTAGGGAGACTGCCGGACCCACCAGTCGGGTTTTCAAGGAAATCGCGCAGAAGCTGCTCGACGCCCTAGCCTCAACCCATCGTAAGTTTGACACGTCGGCGTGA
- the tadA gene encoding tRNA adenosine(34) deaminase TadA, producing MHRDDRFYMSLAYNQAIEAWRKDEVPIGAVVVLGGEVVGSAHNLVDTTKDPTAHAEILAITQAAHVLGDWRLNDATLYVTKEPCPMCSGAVLMARLGRVVYAVGDPKMGCLGGATDLNALPRVNHHCELATGVLELECRALLQEFFRLKRTLPEV from the coding sequence TTGCACCGTGACGACCGCTTCTACATGTCGCTCGCGTACAACCAAGCGATCGAAGCTTGGCGCAAGGACGAGGTGCCGATCGGTGCGGTCGTGGTGCTCGGTGGAGAAGTCGTCGGCTCGGCCCACAACTTGGTCGACACCACGAAGGATCCGACGGCGCATGCGGAGATCCTCGCGATCACGCAGGCCGCGCACGTCCTCGGCGATTGGCGCCTCAACGACGCGACGCTCTACGTCACCAAAGAGCCGTGCCCGATGTGCTCGGGTGCCGTCCTGATGGCCCGGCTCGGGCGAGTCGTCTACGCGGTCGGCGATCCGAAGATGGGTTGTTTGGGCGGAGCGACCGACCTCAACGCCTTGCCACGCGTGAATCACCACTGCGAACTCGCGACCGGTGTTCTCGAGCTCGAATGTCGGGCACTTCTGCAGGAGTTCTTCAGACTCAAGAGAACTCTTCCCGAGGTTTGA
- the rpmG gene encoding 50S ribosomal protein L33 gives MPREIITLECTEARKEGKPVSRYMSSRNKKTQTERVEKKKYNPHLKRHTIHKEIK, from the coding sequence ATGCCACGCGAAATCATCACTCTCGAGTGCACCGAAGCCCGCAAAGAGGGCAAACCCGTCTCCCGCTACATGTCTTCGCGCAACAAGAAGACGCAGACGGAGCGCGTCGAAAAGAAGAAGTACAATCCGCATCTCAAGCGGCATACGATCCACAAGGAGATCAAGTAG
- a CDS encoding 3-ketoacyl-ACP reductase: MERFSALVTGASRGIGRGIALELARAGCRVAINYAGNAEAAAEALGLVREAGGDGFTVQGDVAVAADRERMVAETVAQFGRIDLLVNNAGVAPKVRADLLESGEESFDRLYAINLKGPFFLSQLVARKMLEQAPDAGGMRGRIVNITSISVYTASINRGDYCMVKAGLAMMTKLFADRLGNDGINVYEIRPGVIATDMTSGVKEKYDKLILEQGITPIRRWGKPDDIGRAVRAIAEDRFPFSTGAVFDVDGGFHLHRL; the protein is encoded by the coding sequence ATGGAGCGCTTTTCAGCATTGGTCACCGGTGCCTCTCGCGGCATCGGCCGTGGTATCGCCCTCGAACTGGCCCGCGCGGGTTGTCGCGTGGCGATCAACTACGCCGGCAACGCCGAGGCGGCGGCCGAGGCCTTGGGGCTCGTGCGCGAGGCTGGCGGCGACGGCTTCACCGTGCAGGGCGATGTGGCGGTGGCGGCAGATCGCGAGCGCATGGTGGCGGAGACGGTCGCGCAATTCGGCCGAATCGATTTGTTGGTCAACAACGCCGGCGTGGCGCCGAAGGTGCGCGCGGATCTGCTGGAGTCGGGCGAGGAGAGTTTCGACCGGCTCTACGCGATCAACCTCAAGGGCCCGTTCTTCCTCTCGCAACTCGTCGCGCGCAAGATGCTCGAACAGGCACCGGACGCGGGCGGGATGCGCGGGAGGATCGTCAACATCACGTCCATCTCGGTCTACACCGCGTCGATCAATCGCGGCGATTACTGTATGGTGAAAGCGGGGCTCGCGATGATGACCAAGCTCTTCGCCGACCGCCTCGGCAACGACGGCATCAATGTTTACGAAATCCGCCCCGGCGTGATCGCGACCGACATGACCAGCGGGGTGAAGGAGAAGTACGACAAGCTCATCCTCGAGCAGGGCATCACGCCGATCCGGCGCTGGGGGAAGCCGGACGACATCGGCCGAGCGGTGCGCGCGATCGCGGAGGACCGTTTTCCGTTTTCGACGGGTGCCGTGTTCGACGTCGACGGCGGGTTTCATCTGCACCGGCTTTGA
- a CDS encoding esterase-like activity of phytase family protein, with translation MKRTGIVALCCIGCALAPHVARSEPAELVLRAAFPVEGPHEFEPSALLLRADALWTVSDKHDAAVYALRLQDGVAVAEEVVPGDDELVLPGQRRFDAEALAGDKHGPVYIASETLVRVFVREVDDTRWIPVGPELGPIGRAVGLFTRHNAAIEGIAVLGGSTLLVAAERDPRGLIELQPLKQPEVVLVQRMEHSVHPVAPGRGPDFADLAVWRDRVFALSRNQHLVVELRRGTEGRWKEGAAWSFAATENDPRFRYVDRTYGMAEGLAIDDETIFVVLDNNGDARDADREDTRPVLFLFENPIPR, from the coding sequence ATGAAACGAACGGGAATCGTCGCTCTGTGTTGTATCGGTTGTGCGCTCGCACCGCACGTGGCGAGAAGCGAGCCCGCGGAGTTGGTGCTGCGAGCAGCGTTTCCGGTCGAAGGACCGCACGAATTCGAGCCCTCCGCTCTGCTCTTGCGGGCGGACGCGCTTTGGACCGTTTCGGACAAGCACGACGCGGCGGTGTACGCGCTTCGGCTTCAAGACGGGGTTGCGGTGGCGGAGGAAGTCGTTCCCGGCGACGACGAACTCGTGCTTCCGGGACAACGGCGCTTCGATGCCGAAGCGCTGGCCGGGGACAAGCACGGACCGGTCTACATCGCGAGCGAGACACTCGTTCGAGTGTTCGTGCGGGAGGTCGACGACACCCGGTGGATTCCCGTCGGCCCCGAGCTTGGACCGATCGGTCGCGCGGTGGGTTTGTTCACGAGGCACAACGCCGCCATCGAGGGCATCGCGGTGCTCGGCGGCTCCACGCTCTTGGTCGCGGCCGAGCGGGATCCGCGTGGTTTGATCGAGCTGCAGCCGTTGAAACAGCCCGAGGTCGTGCTCGTACAACGGATGGAGCACAGTGTGCATCCGGTTGCGCCCGGCCGCGGACCGGACTTTGCGGATCTCGCCGTCTGGCGTGATCGAGTCTTCGCGCTTTCTCGCAATCAGCACCTCGTCGTCGAGCTGCGGCGGGGCACGGAGGGTCGATGGAAAGAGGGGGCCGCGTGGTCGTTCGCGGCGACGGAAAACGATCCTCGCTTTCGATACGTGGATCGCACCTACGGAATGGCGGAGGGGCTGGCGATCGACGACGAAACGATCTTCGTCGTGCTCGACAACAACGGCGACGCCCGCGATGCGGACCGCGAAGATACCCGACCGGTTCTCTTTCTCTTCGAGAACCCGATCCCGCGCTGA
- a CDS encoding hemolysin III family protein, translating to MEHESTSAQPDLAPSVSQQRRRSSRPQSWREELANALTHGLGWALSIAGLAVAVVLAARHGDAWVVTSVAIHGATLVALYAASTLYHSVRSSAWKRWLRRLDHAAIFLLIAGTYTPFVLVNLRGPWGWSLFGVVWGIALTGVGFKLFFAGRFVLLSSAAYVLLGWLILIAIKPLLASVPTTGFALLCAGGVCYTAGVVFYLWRRLPYHHAVWHLFVLAGSICHYFAVLRSVV from the coding sequence ATGGAACACGAGTCCACCTCCGCCCAACCCGACCTCGCTCCAAGCGTTTCGCAGCAGCGCCGACGTTCGAGCCGCCCCCAATCGTGGCGCGAGGAACTGGCCAACGCGCTCACGCACGGCCTTGGTTGGGCGCTCAGCATCGCCGGTCTCGCCGTCGCGGTCGTTCTCGCTGCGCGCCACGGCGACGCGTGGGTCGTCACCTCCGTCGCGATCCACGGTGCCACGCTCGTCGCGCTCTACGCCGCGTCGACGTTGTATCACTCCGTTCGCTCGAGCGCCTGGAAACGCTGGCTGCGCCGCCTCGACCACGCCGCCATCTTCCTGCTCATCGCCGGTACCTACACGCCGTTCGTCCTCGTCAATCTCCGGGGTCCGTGGGGTTGGAGCCTTTTCGGCGTGGTCTGGGGCATCGCGCTGACGGGAGTCGGTTTCAAACTCTTCTTCGCCGGACGCTTCGTACTGCTCTCCAGCGCCGCCTACGTGCTGCTCGGTTGGCTCATCCTGATCGCGATCAAACCACTGCTCGCCAGCGTCCCCACGACCGGCTTCGCCCTGCTCTGCGCCGGCGGCGTCTGTTACACCGCAGGAGTCGTATTCTATCTCTGGAGACGCCTGCCCTACCACCACGCGGTTTGGCACCTGTTCGTTCTCGCGGGGAGCATTTGTCACTACTTCGCCGTTCTGCGCAGCGTGGTCTGA
- the xerD gene encoding site-specific tyrosine recombinase XerD: protein MPAAPRKSTRRAARVAAQDARSSALAVVPAGLADDIDRFLAFLELEKGAASNTVAAYERDLRQCAVHLGERGVQAWSSVETTHLSDWVYKLSARAFAVASLSRKISALRVFFRHLVREQRLSRDPTELLTGPRRARRVPDSLSVRETVRLLEAPPATDDYGVRDRAILELAYSCGLRASELCGLTLTQVNLEQGFVRVFGKGSKERVVPLGREAAASLDLYLVSVRPRLVKSRTGSALFLSARGGPLSRKTVWHLVKKHARRAGLERPVKPHLLRHSFATHLLGGGADLRAIQDMLGHASITTTQIYTAVESRRLVEGHHKFHPRNRNSARREEERGGSGAQGRGLD from the coding sequence ATGCCCGCCGCCCCACGCAAGAGCACGCGCCGGGCGGCGAGGGTGGCGGCGCAAGACGCGCGGTCGAGTGCACTGGCTGTCGTGCCGGCAGGCTTGGCGGACGACATCGATCGTTTCCTCGCGTTTCTGGAACTCGAGAAAGGCGCGGCTTCCAACACGGTCGCCGCATACGAGCGAGACCTCCGTCAGTGCGCGGTGCATCTCGGTGAGCGTGGCGTGCAGGCATGGTCCTCGGTGGAGACCACGCATCTCTCGGACTGGGTCTACAAACTTTCGGCCCGCGCGTTCGCGGTCGCCAGCCTTTCGCGCAAGATCTCGGCGCTGCGCGTGTTCTTCCGGCATCTCGTCCGCGAGCAAAGGCTCTCGCGCGACCCCACCGAGCTGCTGACCGGCCCCCGACGTGCCCGCCGTGTGCCCGATTCTCTGTCGGTGCGCGAGACGGTGCGGTTGTTGGAGGCACCGCCTGCGACCGACGATTACGGTGTTCGGGATCGTGCGATTCTGGAGTTGGCCTATTCGTGCGGGTTGCGGGCGTCGGAACTGTGCGGGTTGACGCTGACGCAGGTGAATCTCGAGCAGGGCTTCGTACGCGTATTCGGCAAGGGCTCGAAGGAGCGCGTGGTGCCGCTGGGGCGAGAAGCAGCGGCGAGTCTCGACCTCTATCTGGTATCGGTGCGGCCGCGTTTGGTGAAGAGTCGCACCGGCAGCGCCTTGTTCTTGAGCGCACGCGGAGGTCCGTTGTCGCGCAAGACCGTGTGGCATCTCGTGAAGAAGCATGCCCGACGCGCGGGTCTGGAGCGACCGGTCAAACCCCACCTTCTACGGCATTCTTTCGCGACGCACCTGCTCGGGGGAGGCGCGGATCTGCGCGCGATTCAGGACATGCTCGGGCACGCCAGCATCACCACGACGCAGATCTACACGGCCGTGGAGTCGAGGCGACTGGTGGAAGGCCACCACAAGTTTCACCCACGCAATCGGAACAGCGCGCGACGCGAGGAAGAGCGTGGTGGATCGGGGGCTCAGGGACGGGGATTGGATTGA
- a CDS encoding ECF-type sigma factor, which translates to MDRGLRDGDWIDASDGGRFYSVPVECPSGIAGLVDRAQGGDPKAVEALFAAAYEELRTLARARLRSGGRDVVLDTTALVHESYLRLAGVDASRLQDGVHFLRYASRAMRSVIVDFVRARQAQRRGGGAEHVPLTTQLGDHGQVDEDAVLKVHEALEELAGLDARLAQVVEMRYFAGLSEIEIAQSLGVTERTVRRDWAKARALLSKAID; encoded by the coding sequence GTGGATCGGGGGCTCAGGGACGGGGATTGGATTGACGCTTCGGACGGCGGACGGTTTTACAGCGTCCCCGTGGAGTGCCCGTCCGGAATCGCAGGACTCGTCGATCGCGCCCAAGGGGGCGACCCGAAGGCCGTCGAAGCGCTCTTCGCGGCCGCATACGAGGAGTTGCGCACTTTGGCTCGTGCACGTCTGAGATCGGGCGGCCGAGACGTCGTGCTCGATACAACGGCGTTGGTCCACGAATCGTATCTGCGCTTGGCGGGCGTGGATGCCAGTCGCTTGCAGGACGGTGTGCACTTTCTGCGTTATGCGAGCCGCGCGATGCGGTCGGTCATCGTCGACTTTGTGCGCGCGCGGCAAGCGCAACGCCGTGGTGGTGGTGCCGAACACGTACCGTTGACCACGCAACTCGGCGATCACGGGCAAGTCGACGAGGACGCGGTCCTGAAAGTTCACGAGGCGCTGGAAGAACTCGCGGGTTTGGATGCCCGTCTCGCTCAGGTCGTGGAGATGCGTTACTTCGCGGGACTCTCGGAGATCGAGATTGCCCAATCGCTCGGTGTGACCGAGCGCACGGTGCGCCGCGACTGGGCTAAGGCGCGGGCGCTGCTTTCCAAAGCGATCGACTGA
- a CDS encoding Fe-Mn family superoxide dismutase translates to MAYELAPLPYAQDALVPHIDAKTMEIHHGKHHQAYITNANNALKDHAELAALSPEALIADLGKVPEAIRTAVRNNAGGHVNHAFFWKILGPGKGGSPKGALASAIDATFGSFDKFKEEFAKAGATRFGSGWAWLVVTADKKLAVGSTANQDSPLMGKAVAGLEGKPVIGLDVWEHAYYLNYQNRRPDYIAAFWNVVDWDQAEKNYQAALA, encoded by the coding sequence ATGGCATACGAACTCGCTCCGCTTCCCTACGCTCAAGACGCCCTCGTCCCGCACATCGATGCGAAGACGATGGAGATCCATCACGGCAAGCACCACCAAGCCTACATCACCAACGCGAACAACGCGCTCAAGGATCACGCCGAACTCGCCGCGCTCTCACCCGAGGCGTTGATCGCGGATCTCGGCAAGGTGCCCGAGGCCATCCGTACGGCCGTCCGCAACAACGCCGGTGGACACGTGAACCACGCGTTCTTCTGGAAGATCCTCGGTCCGGGCAAAGGTGGCTCGCCGAAGGGCGCGCTCGCCTCGGCGATCGACGCGACGTTCGGCTCGTTCGACAAGTTCAAGGAGGAGTTCGCCAAAGCCGGTGCCACGCGTTTCGGCAGCGGCTGGGCGTGGCTCGTCGTCACCGCCGACAAGAAGCTCGCGGTCGGCTCGACCGCCAACCAGGACAGCCCGCTCATGGGCAAGGCCGTCGCGGGACTCGAGGGAAAGCCCGTCATCGGTCTCGACGTGTGGGAACACGCGTACTACCTCAACTACCAGAATCGCCGCCCCGATTACATCGCGGCGTTCTGGAACGTCGTGGACTGGGACCAGGCCGAGAAGAACTACCAAGCCGCGCTCGCCTGA